The Betaproteobacteria bacterium genome contains the following window.
TGGATTGAAGGCCAAAGCCAGCAGCCAGCGCATCCATGCGCCTACCGCGGCACCCGCTCCCACCGCACACCAATGCGTCCAAGAGGTCACAGTTTTTCCATGGGATCTAGGATCCTCGTCGTCAAGGGATGAGGCACAATACTCGCGCCAATCAAAAAGGACACTGCCATGCAGAACCTAAAGGCCCTGGTCGAACCTGATCGAGTCCACCGCAGCGTCTACACGGACCAGGCTATCTTCGACCAAGAAATTACCCAAATCTTCGAAAGGACTTGGGTCTACTGCGGGCACGAGTCGCAGGTGCCGAATACGGGAGACTACCAGAGCGTGCTTATCGGCCGCCAGCCCATGGTCATGGTGCGCGGAAATGAAAACACGATTCGCGTGCTCTACAACCGTTGCCCCCATCGCGGCGTGCAGTTGTGTGGCGCCCTCAAGGGCAATGCCGGATCGAGCCTGGTGTGTTCCTATCACGCCTGGAGTTTCCATCTGGACGGCACGCTGAAGAGCATGCCATTACAATCCGGCTACGATGGAACACAGATCGGCCGGCACGACTGCAATGTAAAGCAAGCCGCACGAGTGGATAGTTATCGCGGATTCGTATTCGCGAGCTTGGGGGACATAGGTCCTGGTCTCTTGGAATTTTTGGGCGATGCGCGCATCGCCTTCGACGACATGTGCGACCGCTCGCCCGAAGGCGCAGTGGAAGTGGTGCCCTATTGCCACCGCGTAATCCAGCATTCCAATTGGAAGTTCTTCATGGAAAACCAGTTGGATGCCTTGCATCCCTCCGTGACCCATCAATCCACCGGCATCGCCGCAGGGCGGGAGGAGCGCGCGCTCGCCCAGGGCGGGCACGCGACTCCGCTTTACTACCACTACCTTTCCACCTTCGCCTCGCCCTTCGAGAAGTGGGATTCCGTGCAGACGGTGAACTTCCCTCGTGGCCACGGCATTTTGAAGGGCTACATGGGCCTTCGGCCGCAAGACCCCGACACCAAGGAGTATGAAGCGCTCATGTACCGGGCCTATGGCCCCGAGAAAGCCGAGGAGTATTTGGGCCGCAGCATTCATCACGTGCTGGTGTATCCCTACCTTTCCGTGCAGTCTCCACTGCAACAACTGCGCTGTTTGCGGCCGCTGGCGCCGAACAAGACCCTCTCCGAAATCTGGCATTTCCGCTTGAAGGGTGTGCCCCAGGCCATCTACCGCCGCGCCCTGTGGTACTTCAATGTGGTGAACTCCCCGGCCACGATGATCAACGCGGACGATCTGGAAAATTGGACCAAGGGTCAATGGGGCTTGGAATCCCGTGGCGGAGATTGGGTCAGCTTTCACCGCAATCATGGCGGCGATACGGAGGAAGACGGCATCACCTACTCCAACAAGGGAACTTCCGAGGCGGTGATGCGCAACCAATTCAAAGCCTGGGTAACCTACCTCGCATAAGGAACAGCGCCATGCCAAGTCAAGAAGAGTTGGCTCGCCGTTTGGCAGAGCATGTCGTCATCTCGGACGACAAGCGTGACGACACCGGCGCCCAAAGCATCGCGCCCGAACACTCGCCGCGTGCGCTTCATCGCCCGGCCGTACTCCCCGCCAGAAGCGCGCTCAAGGATTTGGATTTGCAACACCGAGCCGAACAATTCCTCTACCACCAAGCCGAGTTGCTCGATGGCAAACATTGGCAGGCTTACATCGATCTATTCGCTGGCGAGGGTATGTACTGGATGCCTATCGCCCCGGAGCAAACGGACTGGACCGATTCGCCTTCCATCTTCGCCGAGGACAAATCCTTGATGACCATTCGCATGGGCCGCATCACCCATCCCAACGCTTGGTCGCAAGCGCCCTTGTGGGGCACCCATCACCTGGTGAGCAATGTAGTGATCGAGTCTTTTTCGGAGCAAGAGGTAACGGTACGATCACGCTTTCAGATGATGGAGCTGCGGCGCGACAACGTGCGCCATTTCGGCGGTACCTACCGGCACACGTTGGTGAGGACCGGCGAGGATTGCAGAATCAAGCTGCAACGCGTGGACATGATGAATGGCCAAGCACCTTACGATTACGTGTTGCAAGTCTGGGTCTAGTTTATTTCACTAGGAGAGCACCATGGCGCTTGCGCTCAACCAGATTCCTTGGCAGGAACCGATCGTTCCGATTTTCGAGGACCGCGACTGGGAGCGTGAAGTCAAGAAGAAGGCGGGCTCGGTGCTGGACATCATGCGCCGCGTGGCTCCCAGTCCTTGGCTAAGACAAGTACTGCTGGCGCTCGGAAACCCCGCCATGATGCATATCACCGGAAACCTCGCCGCGATGATGGCCATGGTAACCGCCCAGGAGAATGCCTGCCGGTATTGTTACGGCGCCACACGGGCGACTATGCGCATCCTAGGCTATTCCGACAAACGGATCGGCCAGATCGAGCGCGGTGTGCAGTTGGCCGATTTCAACGAACGCGAGCGCGCCATGCTTTTGTTCACCAGAAATCTCGCCCGGTCCAATCCCCGGCCTTCAAGGCAAGACCGCGAACAAATCGCCGCCCTATGATTCTCTTCACAGGCCATCGCGGAGGCTGCCTACTTCGTGGCGATGGGCTCATCGGCCGGCGGCGGGGAAAGTTTATTGAAGCAGGATCTCTATCAGGTACGGCCCCTTGAGCGCCAAGGCGCGCGTGAATTCTCGGGCGAAGCCGCCCAGGTCACTGGCCCGCCCGCCTTCGATACCATGCCCCTTGGCCAGTGCGAGCCAATCGAGATTTGGGCGGTCCAAACTCATCATGTCCGTGGCCCGCTGCCCTGGCGCACCCGCGCCAACGCCCGCGAACTCGCCTTTGAGGATCGCATAGGAGCGGTTCGCAAGCACGATGATCGTCACGTTCAAGTTCTCGCGTGCCATGGTCCACAAGGCTTGCACCGTGTACATGGCGCTCCCATCGCCTTCTAGGGCGACGACCTTGCGGTCAGGGCAAGCAATGGCGGCACCGATCGCAACGGGCAAACCGAACCCGATGGAGCCTCCCATGTTATTGAGCCAGTCATGGGGCAGCGCGCCTGCCGTCGGGGGAAACAAGCCCCGGCCAACGCTTACGGATTCATCCACCACTATGGCGTGTTCAGGTAGTAAAGCCCCCAGCACGGCACCAATACCTTCCGGCGTCACCGGTCCAGTGGGCAACTCCGGCCGCCTTGGTTGCGCGACAAATGCCGGCGGCGTATTTCGCGCCCCGAGTTCCTCGGCAAGCGCTTCCAGGGCAGCTTCGATATCTTCTTCCACACCCGCGAGCTTGGTGCCGGTGCACCCCTCGGGCACCAGAACGCTGGGCTTATTGGGATAAGCGAAGAAGGAAACGGGAGACTTGGCACCGGCCAGCACCACATGCTGAACGCCCTTCAAGGCGTTAAGCGCGGAATCGACCACATATGGCACTCGATCGGCGTGCACGCGCCCTGCCCCGCGCTGAATCCGTGAGTTAAAGCCCGCCGCCATGATGCGGCACCCCGTTTTCGCCGCGATGCGCCCCGCCCACAAAAGGGAAGACTCCAATAATCCCGCTCCGCTGAGCAGCAACAACGACGCAAAACCGTGGGCCAGTGCGTGCGCCGACTGCGCTATGGCGTCTTGCGATACCGCGACCCTCCCTACCGCGGGCGCGGTGGACGCCATACCTTGCGCTGCATTCCACGCCGTATCGGCCGGGAGGATCAAAGTTGCGATCTGTCCCGGAGCCCGCCGGGCCGCTTGAATGGCCAGCGCGCCGTCACCGGCGACATCAGCCGCCGACGCCGAAGTCTTCACCCAATGGGACACCGGCCGCGCGATGCCCTCGATGTCGGAAGTGAGCGGCGCGTCGTGTTTGATGTGATCGGTGGCGTGTTCGCCGACGATATTGATCACACCGGACCCCGCCTTCTTGGCGTTGTGCAGATTAGCGAGTCCGTTGGCCAAACCAGGGCCAAGATGCAGCAGCGTCGAAGCCGGATTACCCGACATCCGGTAGTACCCATCCGCAGCCCCGGTAACCACCCCCTCGAAGAGGCCAAGCACGC
Protein-coding sequences here:
- a CDS encoding ribosomal subunit interface protein, producing MQNLKALVEPDRVHRSVYTDQAIFDQEITQIFERTWVYCGHESQVPNTGDYQSVLIGRQPMVMVRGNENTIRVLYNRCPHRGVQLCGALKGNAGSSLVCSYHAWSFHLDGTLKSMPLQSGYDGTQIGRHDCNVKQAARVDSYRGFVFASLGDIGPGLLEFLGDARIAFDDMCDRSPEGAVEVVPYCHRVIQHSNWKFFMENQLDALHPSVTHQSTGIAAGREERALAQGGHATPLYYHYLSTFASPFEKWDSVQTVNFPRGHGILKGYMGLRPQDPDTKEYEALMYRAYGPEKAEEYLGRSIHHVLVYPYLSVQSPLQQLRCLRPLAPNKTLSEIWHFRLKGVPQAIYRRALWYFNVVNSPATMINADDLENWTKGQWGLESRGGDWVSFHRNHGGDTEEDGITYSNKGTSEAVMRNQFKAWVTYLA
- a CDS encoding acetolactate synthase large subunit: MNGAESLVRTLVGGGVNLCFSNPGTSEMHFVAALDKVEGMRCVLGLFEGVVTGAADGYYRMSGNPASTLLHLGPGLANGLANLHNAKKAGSGVINIVGEHATDHIKHDAPLTSDIEGIARPVSHWVKTSASAADVAGDGALAIQAARRAPGQIATLILPADTAWNAAQGMASTAPAVGRVAVSQDAIAQSAHALAHGFASLLLLSGAGLLESSLLWAGRIAAKTGCRIMAAGFNSRIQRGAGRVHADRVPYVVDSALNALKGVQHVVLAGAKSPVSFFAYPNKPSVLVPEGCTGTKLAGVEEDIEAALEALAEELGARNTPPAFVAQPRRPELPTGPVTPEGIGAVLGALLPEHAIVVDESVSVGRGLFPPTAGALPHDWLNNMGGSIGFGLPVAIGAAIACPDRKVVALEGDGSAMYTVQALWTMARENLNVTIIVLANRSYAILKGEFAGVGAGAPGQRATDMMSLDRPNLDWLALAKGHGIEGGRASDLGGFAREFTRALALKGPYLIEILLQ